Proteins encoded within one genomic window of Rossellomorea vietnamensis:
- the thrB gene encoding homoserine kinase codes for MKGREPRSWKIIVPGSTANLGAGFDSLGLALDVFLTVEAHEADDWHVIPLSAALEVFPEDESHFIVEVVKEVADEYGRKPAPCHLYVSSDIPLTRGLGSSAAAVVAGVELANALCDLKLTQEKKLVLANRFEGHPDNVGASLYGGFVVSCQDEKGVNLITVPDLPIDVVCVIPKAELKTSDSRNVLPSSLSFAESVGAGAVSNVLVAAFLSGDWEMVGKMMKRDRYHQPHRRKLLPHYDAVEKVADRFGAFGVALSGAGPTVACFVEREASEWLFRQLEQSFPTMDVRKLSISQTGSSITTQQPKVRPSSL; via the coding sequence ATGAAGGGCCGGGAACCTCGCTCGTGGAAAATCATCGTCCCGGGGAGTACAGCCAATTTAGGAGCAGGATTTGACTCACTCGGTTTGGCTTTGGATGTCTTTTTAACCGTGGAGGCACATGAAGCAGATGACTGGCATGTGATCCCTTTGTCAGCGGCCCTGGAGGTATTTCCTGAAGATGAGTCGCATTTCATCGTAGAAGTCGTCAAGGAAGTGGCAGATGAATATGGAAGGAAGCCTGCTCCATGTCATTTATACGTATCAAGTGATATCCCATTAACCAGGGGTCTCGGATCCAGTGCAGCGGCTGTCGTGGCAGGGGTCGAGCTCGCCAATGCTTTATGCGACCTCAAGTTGACCCAGGAAAAGAAGCTGGTTCTGGCAAATCGTTTCGAAGGTCATCCCGATAACGTCGGGGCATCGCTCTACGGAGGGTTTGTCGTCAGCTGTCAGGATGAAAAGGGTGTTAACCTGATCACGGTTCCTGACCTTCCAATCGATGTTGTATGCGTCATTCCGAAAGCGGAGCTGAAAACGTCGGATTCGAGAAATGTCCTCCCATCATCTCTGTCGTTTGCAGAATCCGTTGGTGCTGGAGCGGTATCGAATGTTTTGGTCGCGGCGTTCCTTAGCGGTGATTGGGAAATGGTCGGGAAGATGATGAAGCGGGATCGTTATCATCAACCTCACCGTAGAAAGCTTCTTCCCCATTACGATGCCGTTGAAAAAGTGGCAGATCGATTCGGTGCTTTCGGCGTCGCTTTAAGCGGGGCCGGCCCAACGGTTGCCTGCTTTGTGGAACGGGAAGCAAGTGAATGGCTCTTCCGCCAGCTCGAACAATCCTTCCCGACCATGGACGTCCGCAAACTATCCATCTCCCAAACGGGCAGCAGCATCACAACCCAACAACCAAAGGTCCGTCCCTCATCGCTTTAA
- a CDS encoding DEAD/DEAH box helicase, with amino-acid sequence MNSISSIIHSPILQKNWEESGFTAFTPVQEKVVPLIMEGKDVVCESPTGTGKTLAYLLPIIQAIDPSRKQAQAVILAPSRELVMQIHQEIQKWAKGTDITSAAFIGGANVKKQVEKLKKKPHIVVGTTGRLIELMKMKKLKMHEVKTIVVDEFDLMISSEHIREVKDIIKSTLKERQVLFFSATLSDETEQVAESLLQNHEIVKMEANLDNPKVDHVFVYSELRDKVEALRSISYFKGIKALVFFNQLERLSEMEEKLKYKGVELEVLAGESNKMERKQSLDRFRSGKVSMLLTTDVAARGLDITDVTHVIHFDFPSDTKQYIHRSGRTGRMGAEGTVICLVSKRELSFLEKLSKELNLPFQEKTIRGGGLQQPETK; translated from the coding sequence ATGAATTCAATCTCAAGCATCATCCATTCGCCAATACTACAGAAAAACTGGGAAGAATCAGGTTTTACTGCATTCACTCCCGTACAGGAAAAAGTTGTGCCCCTTATCATGGAAGGGAAGGACGTTGTGTGTGAATCACCAACGGGGACAGGGAAAACCCTGGCTTATTTACTCCCGATCATCCAGGCCATCGATCCATCAAGAAAACAGGCACAGGCTGTCATCCTTGCACCATCAAGAGAGCTGGTCATGCAAATCCACCAGGAAATCCAGAAATGGGCTAAGGGGACGGACATTACGAGTGCTGCCTTCATCGGTGGTGCGAACGTCAAGAAACAAGTTGAGAAGCTGAAGAAAAAGCCTCATATCGTAGTCGGCACAACGGGTCGCCTGATCGAACTGATGAAAATGAAAAAACTGAAGATGCATGAAGTGAAAACCATCGTCGTCGATGAGTTTGACTTAATGATTTCATCAGAGCATATCCGGGAAGTGAAGGATATCATCAAATCGACTTTGAAAGAACGTCAGGTGCTGTTCTTCTCGGCAACTTTATCAGATGAAACGGAACAAGTAGCCGAATCTCTCTTACAGAACCATGAAATTGTCAAAATGGAAGCCAACCTCGATAATCCGAAAGTAGACCATGTCTTTGTATATAGTGAATTGCGGGATAAGGTGGAAGCCCTCAGAAGTATCTCTTACTTCAAAGGTATCAAGGCACTTGTATTCTTCAATCAACTGGAGAGACTCTCTGAAATGGAAGAGAAGCTTAAATATAAGGGAGTCGAGCTTGAAGTCTTAGCAGGAGAATCGAATAAGATGGAGCGTAAGCAATCCCTGGATCGTTTCCGCTCAGGGAAAGTGTCCATGCTCCTGACAACCGATGTCGCGGCACGCGGCCTCGATATCACCGATGTCACACACGTAATCCATTTCGATTTCCCGAGCGACACGAAGCAGTATATCCACCGTTCAGGAAGAACCGGCCGCATGGGGGCAGAAGGAACCGTCATCTGCCTCGTATCCAAGCGCGAACTGAGCTTCCTTGAAAAACTAAGTAAAGAACTCAACCTGCCATTCCAGGAAAAAACCATCCGCGGCGGCGGACTGCAACAACCGGAAACAAAATAA
- a CDS encoding ATP-binding protein encodes MKQAKDIALRISVTYVLLGALWIVFSDYASMIIAHEKLSMYIYFQRYKGWLFTFVTGIIIFFLIYRRTNELILSNDKLSNKEKQLQIRNQHYHSLFEQNPDAVLELSLDGHVISVNAEAEGLLEFTHEELKEVKFSKFLDEEEMKRVTDYFFATFKGFASTFETMIRIGDNKGKILRCSLVPIIINREVTGMFAIARDITSNRENEEMVVASEKLSVIGQLAAAVAHEIRNPLTSLKGFIQLMQTTNTINHDHLDIMLSEVDRIDLISGEMLILGKQQETHFRPERLDDILQQVLVLMEAQANLDNVSITYENLSEKLLYVSAESNQLKQVFINIIKNAVEAIPPSRDGKVSITLEEQGTNAQVVVKDNGVGMEPERIEHLGEPFYSTKEKGTGLGLAVCKKIIQRHKGQIHFQSDIEKGTAVEISLPIEEEPSAFTD; translated from the coding sequence ATGAAACAAGCTAAAGATATTGCCTTGAGAATATCCGTCACCTATGTATTGTTAGGCGCATTATGGATTGTGTTTTCAGATTATGCTTCCATGATCATCGCACATGAGAAGCTTAGTATGTATATTTATTTTCAGCGCTATAAGGGCTGGCTATTTACGTTTGTAACAGGTATCATCATATTCTTCCTGATATACCGCAGGACCAATGAGCTGATTCTCTCCAACGATAAACTATCGAATAAAGAGAAACAGCTTCAGATAAGGAATCAGCATTATCATTCATTGTTCGAACAAAATCCCGATGCCGTCTTGGAGCTGAGTTTGGATGGACATGTCATATCTGTCAACGCAGAAGCCGAGGGATTGCTTGAATTCACCCATGAAGAGTTAAAGGAAGTGAAATTCAGTAAGTTCCTGGATGAAGAAGAAATGAAGCGGGTGACAGACTACTTTTTCGCTACGTTCAAAGGCTTCGCATCCACCTTTGAAACGATGATCCGTATCGGCGATAATAAAGGAAAGATCCTCAGATGCTCCCTCGTTCCGATTATCATTAATCGTGAGGTGACAGGAATGTTCGCCATCGCAAGGGATATCACATCCAATCGGGAAAACGAAGAAATGGTCGTCGCATCGGAAAAGCTTTCCGTCATTGGTCAGTTAGCAGCTGCCGTTGCACATGAAATCCGCAACCCGCTCACATCTCTCAAGGGATTTATCCAACTTATGCAAACGACCAATACCATTAACCACGATCATTTAGACATTATGCTCTCTGAAGTGGATCGAATTGATTTGATCTCAGGTGAGATGCTGATCCTTGGAAAACAACAGGAAACCCACTTCCGTCCTGAAAGACTCGATGATATCCTCCAGCAGGTCCTCGTCCTGATGGAAGCACAGGCTAATCTTGATAATGTGTCCATTACATATGAGAACCTGTCTGAAAAACTTTTGTATGTGTCAGCCGAGTCCAATCAGCTTAAACAGGTTTTCATCAATATCATAAAAAATGCCGTGGAAGCCATCCCCCCATCCAGGGATGGGAAGGTCTCGATCACGTTGGAAGAGCAGGGGACGAACGCTCAAGTAGTTGTGAAGGATAATGGAGTCGGCATGGAGCCTGAAAGAATCGAACATCTGGGTGAACCGTTTTACTCGACGAAAGAAAAAGGCACGGGCCTCGGTCTTGCCGTGTGCAAAAAAATCATCCAACGCCATAAAGGACAAATACACTTTCAAAGTGATATAGAAAAAGGAACGGCAGTGGAAATCAGCTTACCCATTGAGGAAGAGCCTTCTGCCTTTACCGATTAA
- a CDS encoding AbrB/MazE/SpoVT family DNA-binding domain-containing protein, with product MLSMMYGSKPFSKSGTITLPHKWREKFGLLPGKLAELVYQNNCLYIKQATRDSTHNKRYISEKGTVHIPKELREEMGMAYPSSYCLHVNEKDNCFMITTEKE from the coding sequence ATGTTAAGTATGATGTATGGGAGCAAACCTTTCAGTAAAAGCGGTACAATCACTCTCCCCCATAAATGGAGGGAGAAGTTTGGACTGTTGCCGGGAAAACTTGCAGAGCTCGTCTATCAAAACAACTGCCTCTATATTAAGCAGGCCACGCGGGACTCAACCCACAACAAACGCTACATCTCAGAAAAAGGAACGGTCCACATCCCGAAGGAACTCCGGGAAGAAATGGGCATGGCGTATCCATCCTCCTACTGCCTGCACGTCAACGAAAAAGACAACTGTTTTATGATCACAACGGAGAAAGAATAA
- the thrC gene encoding threonine synthase, translating to MRWKGLLEEYGEHLPLNADTPLLSLNEGNTPLIELKSLSEEWGIELYAKVEGANPTGSFKDRGMVLAVAKAVESGSTTVICASTGNTSASAAAYAARAGIKCVVVIPEGKIAQGKLAQAVMYGAEIISIEGNFDEALEIVRELSKTESVTLVNSVNPYRLEGQKTGAFEVIEGLGEAPDVLAIPVGNAGNISAYWKGFKEYSERRSSSLPRMFGFEASGAAALVHDRVIPQPETIATAIRIGNPASWTLAVDALKESNGHIDEVTDEEILEAYQLMARKEGIFAEPASCASIAGIKKSLEKGLLEPGSKVVAVLTGNGLKDPVTAMECSPVTPVKLPNDRELVKDYIKGTIGV from the coding sequence ATGAGATGGAAAGGACTACTGGAAGAGTATGGAGAACATCTTCCATTAAATGCAGATACTCCCCTTTTAAGTCTGAACGAGGGAAACACACCATTGATCGAGCTGAAGTCGTTGTCCGAGGAGTGGGGCATTGAGCTTTATGCAAAGGTTGAGGGGGCGAACCCGACAGGCTCCTTTAAGGACCGGGGGATGGTCCTGGCCGTTGCGAAAGCGGTGGAGTCAGGCAGCACGACGGTCATTTGCGCTTCGACAGGCAATACTTCTGCTTCAGCTGCAGCTTATGCAGCAAGAGCGGGGATCAAATGCGTCGTCGTCATTCCGGAAGGGAAAATCGCTCAAGGGAAATTGGCTCAAGCCGTCATGTACGGGGCCGAGATCATTTCAATCGAAGGGAATTTCGATGAAGCCCTGGAGATTGTCCGTGAGCTGAGTAAAACGGAATCCGTCACGCTTGTGAATTCAGTGAATCCATATCGACTGGAAGGACAGAAAACGGGGGCCTTCGAAGTCATCGAAGGATTAGGGGAAGCCCCTGATGTGCTCGCGATACCTGTCGGGAATGCAGGGAATATTTCAGCATACTGGAAAGGATTCAAGGAATATTCTGAGCGCAGATCTTCATCGCTTCCCCGCATGTTCGGCTTTGAAGCATCGGGGGCAGCGGCTCTCGTCCACGACCGCGTGATTCCCCAGCCCGAAACGATTGCCACTGCCATTCGCATCGGGAACCCGGCGAGCTGGACATTGGCCGTCGACGCATTGAAGGAATCCAACGGACATATTGATGAAGTGACGGATGAAGAAATCCTGGAAGCCTATCAGCTGATGGCAAGGAAAGAAGGGATCTTTGCGGAGCCGGCTTCCTGTGCTTCCATCGCAGGGATCAAGAAGTCATTGGAAAAAGGGCTCCTTGAACCAGGGTCGAAGGTTGTCGCGGTATTGACGGGGAATGGATTGAAAGATCCGGTTACGGCCATGGAGTGCAGCCCGGTGACACCGGTGAAGCTGCCAAATGATCGTGAACTGGTGAAGGATTATATCAAGGGAACGATCGGGGTATGA
- the ilvA gene encoding threonine ammonia-lyase codes for MERISHQVHRTPLKQSSTLNAFTGGEVYLKMENLQRTGSFKVRGAMNKIMSLSEEEAGRGIIAASAGNHAQGVALAAAKRGIPSKIFMPKRTPSTKVAATKHYGAEIVLTGDTYQEAYGAALEEKIKKGSTYVHAFDDHKVMAGQGTVALEMLQQLSDLDMILVPVGGGGLLAGMALAVKAFNPRVQIVGVQALGAPATYNFFTGSNKGSLEHVHTIADGILVKKPGELTFPIIRKYVDDMVTVTDEEISYSIMFMLQREKTLVEGAGAASLAAAMCQKVKVQGKKVGCVISGGNADPSKIPVYRDLSKMARQLHHIV; via the coding sequence ATGGAAAGAATCAGTCATCAGGTGCATCGAACACCGTTAAAGCAATCGTCGACGCTGAATGCGTTCACTGGTGGAGAAGTCTATTTGAAAATGGAGAACCTGCAGCGGACAGGTTCCTTCAAAGTAAGGGGCGCCATGAATAAAATCATGTCATTGTCTGAAGAAGAAGCAGGGAGGGGGATCATTGCCGCATCTGCAGGAAATCATGCCCAAGGGGTGGCGCTGGCTGCTGCTAAGCGCGGGATCCCTTCAAAAATCTTCATGCCAAAGCGGACGCCGTCCACTAAAGTTGCGGCAACGAAACATTACGGAGCTGAAATCGTTTTGACTGGAGACACCTATCAGGAAGCCTACGGGGCAGCACTTGAGGAGAAAATCAAAAAAGGCTCGACGTATGTTCATGCATTTGATGATCATAAAGTGATGGCTGGACAAGGGACAGTCGCACTGGAAATGCTTCAACAGCTCAGTGATTTAGACATGATTCTCGTCCCCGTCGGTGGAGGGGGCTTGCTCGCAGGGATGGCACTGGCCGTGAAAGCCTTTAATCCCCGCGTACAGATTGTCGGCGTGCAGGCACTGGGGGCGCCGGCCACGTATAACTTTTTCACGGGAAGCAATAAGGGTTCACTTGAGCATGTTCATACCATTGCTGACGGGATCCTCGTCAAGAAGCCTGGAGAGCTCACGTTTCCGATCATCCGGAAGTATGTGGATGATATGGTCACCGTGACCGATGAAGAAATCTCCTATAGCATCATGTTCATGCTTCAACGGGAGAAAACCCTGGTTGAAGGAGCGGGAGCCGCATCCTTGGCGGCAGCCATGTGTCAAAAGGTCAAGGTACAGGGGAAGAAGGTAGGGTGCGTCATCAGCGGCGGGAACGCCGACCCGAGTAAAATCCCTGTTTATCGGGATTTGTCCAAAATGGCCAGACAGCTGCATCATATTGTGTAA
- a CDS encoding homoserine dehydrogenase, whose translation MESISIGLLGLGTVGAGVVKIVENHQDKLSHQIGCPVTVKKALVQDLEKDRGLDIENSILTLNPEEVLFDPEIDIVVEVMGGIEATKEHLLHALHEGKHVVTANKDLMALHGPELLRAASENGCDLFYEASVAGGIPILRSLVDGLASDRITKMMGIVNGTTNFILTKMTKEGRTFDDVLKEAQDLGYAESDPTADVGGLDAARKMAILSTLGFSMNVDLADVKVKGITEVTGDDIQYAEQFGYTMKLIGYAHREGEKVEVSVEPTLLQNEHPLASVHDEYNAVYVYGEAVGETMFYGPGAGSLPTATAVVSDMVGIMKNMRLGVNGKSAVNPQFPKKLKEPDEIHSKYFLRLHVRDEVGVLAKLTSIFSNHGVSFEKILQNPLDSDEFAEIVLVTHKASLEHYEDILMELKDYEAVHSIESSYRVEGGEKG comes from the coding sequence ATGGAATCAATTTCAATCGGACTTTTAGGACTCGGAACGGTGGGAGCCGGAGTGGTGAAGATAGTAGAGAATCATCAGGATAAATTGTCTCATCAGATCGGCTGCCCGGTGACGGTGAAAAAAGCCCTCGTTCAGGATTTAGAGAAAGACAGGGGACTGGATATCGAAAACAGCATATTGACCTTGAATCCTGAGGAAGTCCTGTTTGACCCTGAAATTGATATTGTGGTCGAGGTCATGGGTGGAATCGAAGCAACGAAGGAGCACCTCCTGCATGCGTTACACGAAGGTAAGCATGTCGTCACGGCAAACAAAGATCTCATGGCCCTCCATGGACCTGAATTATTAAGAGCGGCCTCGGAAAATGGCTGTGACTTATTCTACGAAGCAAGCGTCGCAGGAGGCATCCCGATTTTAAGAAGCTTAGTAGACGGCCTTGCCTCGGATCGCATCACGAAAATGATGGGAATCGTCAACGGGACCACGAACTTCATTTTGACAAAGATGACGAAAGAGGGACGGACCTTCGATGATGTCCTAAAGGAAGCCCAGGATCTCGGCTATGCTGAATCGGATCCGACGGCAGATGTCGGTGGATTGGATGCAGCAAGGAAGATGGCGATCCTGTCCACCCTGGGGTTCTCCATGAATGTGGACCTGGCGGATGTGAAAGTGAAGGGCATCACGGAAGTAACGGGAGATGACATCCAATATGCCGAACAGTTCGGCTACACGATGAAACTCATCGGTTACGCCCACCGGGAAGGGGAAAAGGTCGAGGTAAGCGTCGAGCCGACCCTGCTGCAAAATGAACATCCCCTCGCGTCTGTACATGATGAATATAACGCCGTGTACGTGTACGGCGAAGCAGTGGGGGAAACGATGTTTTACGGTCCCGGTGCAGGAAGTCTCCCTACTGCGACTGCTGTAGTATCCGATATGGTGGGAATCATGAAGAATATGAGATTGGGCGTGAATGGGAAGAGTGCCGTGAATCCGCAGTTCCCGAAGAAACTAAAAGAACCTGATGAAATTCATTCGAAATATTTCCTGCGGCTGCACGTTCGTGACGAAGTGGGCGTATTGGCCAAACTGACGTCCATCTTCTCGAATCACGGAGTCAGTTTCGAAAAAATACTTCAGAATCCCCTGGACAGTGATGAGTTTGCTGAAATCGTCCTGGTGACTCATAAGGCATCCCTGGAGCATTACGAAGATATCCTCATGGAGCTGAAGGATTATGAAGCGGTTCATTCGATCGAAAGCTCATACCGCGTAGAAGGAGGAGAAAAAGGATGA
- the leuD gene encoding 3-isopropylmalate dehydratase small subunit, translating into MAINHVEANVFPLRRDNVDTDQIIPKQFLKRIERKGFGQFLFYHWRFEDDGKSLRRDFLLDTPKYRDSEILLGGKNFGCGSSREHAPWALQDYGFQVIIAKSFADIFYNNCLKNGILPIQLDEKTVDALLKNESQVDLYKIEVSLEHQTICDSEGLRVSFDIDPYWKTMLLKGLDEIDLTLHYGTQIEDYEKKYEVSDLGI; encoded by the coding sequence GTGGCAATCAATCATGTGGAAGCGAATGTATTTCCTCTCAGGAGGGACAACGTAGACACGGATCAAATCATACCGAAACAATTCTTGAAAAGGATCGAGCGTAAAGGCTTCGGTCAGTTCTTATTTTATCATTGGCGGTTTGAAGACGATGGGAAGTCCTTGAGAAGAGACTTTTTATTGGATACCCCAAAATACCGGGATTCCGAAATTCTTCTCGGTGGAAAGAATTTCGGATGCGGGTCTTCACGGGAACATGCACCCTGGGCCCTTCAGGACTATGGATTTCAGGTGATCATCGCGAAGAGCTTCGCGGACATTTTTTATAACAATTGTTTAAAGAATGGGATCCTGCCGATTCAACTGGATGAAAAAACAGTCGATGCCCTTTTGAAGAATGAGAGTCAAGTGGACTTATATAAAATCGAAGTGTCCCTTGAGCACCAGACCATCTGTGATTCTGAGGGGCTGCGTGTCTCCTTTGACATTGATCCTTATTGGAAAACAATGCTTCTGAAGGGTCTGGATGAAATCGATTTAACGTTGCATTACGGTACACAAATCGAAGACTACGAAAAAAAATATGAGGTGAGTGACTTGGGAATTTAA
- the leuC gene encoding 3-isopropylmalate dehydratase large subunit — MAGKNIIEKIWEKHIVHREKGKPDLLYIDLHLVHEVTSPQAFEGLRLKDRKLRRPDLTYATMDHNVPTRERHIVRDEVARLQMETLKKNCAEFGVTLADIHHPDQGIVHVIGPELGLTQPGKTIVCGDSHTSTHGAFGALAFGIGTSEVEHVLATQTLWQSKPRTLQVEVSGELGFGVTAKDVILNIISTYGVGFGTGYVIEFTGDVIRNLSMEERMTVCNMSIEAGAKAGLISPDETTFDYLEGREYLPKNKTFQQCKEEWQSLTSDRDATYDHRIEVRGEEIEPHVTWGTNPGMGAGISRSVPHPDEYGDPSEREGVERALHYMGLEAGMRIEDIEVDYVFIGSCTNSRLSDLRTAAEVVKGHSVKQGVTALVVPGSFKVKKKAEEEGLDTIFTEAGFEWREAGCSMCLAMNDDIVPPGKRCASTSNRNFEGRQGNGSRTHLLSPSMAAAAAITGKLTDVRKLEKMPIS, encoded by the coding sequence ATGGCAGGGAAAAATATCATCGAAAAGATATGGGAAAAACACATCGTACACAGGGAAAAGGGAAAGCCGGATTTATTATACATCGATCTTCACCTTGTACATGAAGTAACATCCCCCCAGGCATTCGAGGGGTTGCGCCTGAAAGATCGCAAGCTAAGGAGGCCGGATCTGACTTACGCGACCATGGACCACAACGTGCCGACAAGGGAGCGTCACATTGTCAGAGATGAAGTCGCCAGGCTGCAAATGGAGACATTGAAGAAAAACTGTGCAGAATTCGGCGTCACCCTGGCAGACATCCATCATCCCGATCAAGGGATCGTCCACGTCATCGGTCCTGAACTGGGTCTGACCCAGCCGGGGAAAACGATCGTGTGCGGAGACAGCCATACTTCAACCCACGGAGCGTTTGGGGCACTGGCCTTTGGGATCGGGACGAGTGAGGTGGAGCATGTACTGGCGACCCAGACATTGTGGCAATCGAAGCCCCGGACCCTTCAAGTCGAAGTTTCAGGGGAGCTCGGATTCGGTGTCACGGCTAAAGACGTGATCCTGAACATCATTTCCACCTATGGAGTCGGTTTCGGCACCGGATATGTCATCGAATTCACGGGAGACGTGATTCGCAATCTGTCCATGGAAGAAAGAATGACCGTCTGTAATATGAGCATTGAAGCAGGTGCGAAAGCCGGATTGATCAGTCCCGACGAAACGACTTTTGACTATTTAGAGGGCAGGGAATACCTTCCCAAGAATAAAACGTTCCAGCAGTGCAAGGAAGAGTGGCAATCCCTGACAAGCGATCGTGACGCCACCTATGATCACAGAATTGAGGTGAGGGGTGAAGAAATCGAACCTCATGTAACATGGGGGACGAACCCGGGGATGGGTGCCGGGATTTCAAGGTCCGTCCCTCATCCGGATGAGTACGGGGACCCTTCTGAAAGGGAAGGGGTGGAGCGGGCGCTTCATTATATGGGACTTGAAGCCGGAATGAGAATCGAGGACATTGAGGTTGATTATGTATTTATCGGTTCTTGTACGAATTCACGCTTGAGTGACTTGAGGACGGCGGCTGAAGTGGTGAAAGGGCACAGCGTTAAGCAGGGTGTCACCGCTTTGGTTGTGCCAGGCTCGTTTAAAGTGAAGAAAAAGGCAGAAGAGGAAGGCTTGGATACGATCTTTACAGAAGCTGGTTTTGAATGGAGGGAAGCGGGCTGCAGCATGTGTCTCGCCATGAATGACGACATCGTCCCACCCGGCAAACGCTGTGCATCGACTTCCAACCGGAACTTTGAAGGCAGGCAGGGGAATGGTTCAAGAACCCATCTTCTCAGTCCTTCCATGGCAGCAGCCGCGGCCATCACAGGGAAATTGACCGACGTACGAAAGCTTGAAAAAATGCCGATTTCATAG
- a CDS encoding amidohydrolase, whose protein sequence is MKADKILVSTALFTGNAAAPIDGFVAVKDDVIIGVGPRSEMESFIGPSTDIRDAGNRLVTAGFHDFHLHWFLGAMFEGFCQLTFGTTEDRTARMVAEYAREHPDEEWVLGFGWHHVRWPDQTTPTRHSLDRYLPHRPVVLLNEEAHSAWLNTAALEKLGIHRDTPEPPFGKIEKDADGEPTGFLYETAVQYVTEAFTFEKKVKNRLMNGMLKKTASYGITSVADMLPLPGYTLGDPGFYREFEEKGELTTRIHFLDVLDGDLGRGIQFREKYQSDKLQFSGLKQFLDGVPLTYTGYLLQPYSDRPTEIGGTIYEPHVYQKWIEDADREGFRIRLHACGDAAVRLGLDVYEHARKVNGARDSRHTIEHIEVCDPHDFERFRKLGVIASIQPEHLTSGSMDSHAYLDRLGMERAHYTWPIGSLDKHDAAIAFGTDFPIVDLNPMLGLYRAVTRKHEDGSPQGGWNPLEKISLAHALIHYTKSPAYGNFREHDLGTIEVGKKADLAVLDRNPFEVGAEELLETGVWMTLMDGRIVYEK, encoded by the coding sequence ATGAAGGCCGATAAAATACTGGTAAGCACTGCCCTATTCACCGGGAATGCAGCTGCTCCCATCGACGGCTTCGTTGCCGTAAAGGATGATGTGATCATTGGGGTTGGCCCCCGTTCAGAGATGGAGAGTTTCATAGGGCCCTCTACGGACATCAGGGATGCCGGAAACCGCCTGGTGACGGCAGGGTTCCATGACTTTCATCTTCATTGGTTTTTAGGAGCGATGTTTGAGGGGTTTTGTCAACTGACCTTCGGGACAACAGAGGATAGGACAGCGAGAATGGTGGCTGAATATGCCCGGGAACATCCCGATGAGGAATGGGTGCTTGGATTCGGATGGCATCATGTCCGCTGGCCGGACCAGACCACCCCCACTCGCCACTCACTTGATCGATACCTGCCCCACCGCCCCGTTGTCCTCCTCAATGAAGAAGCTCATAGCGCATGGCTGAATACAGCTGCCCTCGAGAAATTGGGGATTCACCGGGATACTCCCGAACCTCCTTTTGGTAAAATTGAAAAAGATGCCGACGGTGAACCAACCGGATTCTTATATGAGACGGCCGTTCAGTATGTGACGGAAGCTTTTACATTCGAGAAGAAAGTAAAGAACAGATTGATGAACGGAATGCTGAAGAAGACGGCATCCTACGGGATCACATCTGTAGCCGACATGCTGCCTCTTCCCGGCTATACATTGGGAGATCCCGGGTTTTATCGGGAATTTGAAGAAAAAGGCGAGCTGACGACCCGCATTCACTTCCTGGACGTGCTGGATGGTGACCTCGGGCGTGGCATTCAATTCAGGGAGAAGTATCAATCGGATAAGCTTCAGTTTTCTGGTTTGAAGCAGTTCCTCGATGGGGTCCCCCTGACGTATACGGGGTATTTGCTTCAGCCATACTCAGACCGGCCGACGGAAATTGGCGGGACCATTTATGAACCACATGTTTATCAAAAGTGGATCGAGGATGCTGACCGGGAAGGCTTCCGGATCCGCCTGCACGCTTGCGGGGACGCAGCTGTCCGGTTGGGCCTGGATGTGTATGAGCATGCGAGGAAGGTCAATGGTGCAAGGGATTCCAGACATACGATCGAACATATTGAAGTATGCGACCCACATGATTTCGAGCGCTTCCGGAAGCTCGGGGTCATCGCATCCATCCAGCCCGAGCATCTCACGTCGGGTTCCATGGATTCCCATGCATATCTGGACAGACTCGGGATGGAGCGGGCACACTATACGTGGCCGATCGGTTCATTGGACAAGCATGACGCAGCCATTGCGTTTGGAACGGACTTTCCGATTGTGGACTTGAATCCGATGCTCGGCCTTTACAGGGCCGTCACACGGAAGCACGAAGACGGCTCTCCCCAAGGCGGATGGAATCCTCTTGAGAAAATTTCATTGGCCCATGCCCTGATTCATTACACGAAATCCCCTGCTTACGGAAACTTCAGGGAGCATGATTTAGGAACGATCGAAGTCGGAAAGAAAGCTGATTTAGCCGTTTTGGACCGGAATCCTTTCGAAGTCGGTGCGGAAGAACTCCTTGAGACGGGTGTATGGATGACACTGATGGACGGCAGGATTGTGTATGAAAAATAG